The following coding sequences lie in one Peromyscus maniculatus bairdii isolate BWxNUB_F1_BW_parent chromosome 3, HU_Pman_BW_mat_3.1, whole genome shotgun sequence genomic window:
- the Emp1 gene encoding epithelial membrane protein 1 yields the protein MLVLLAGIFVVHIAAAIMLFVSTISNVWMVSSDVSSSVGLWKNCTQGSCDDSLIYGNEDALKAVQAFMILSIIFSIISLVVFVFQLFTMEKGNRFFLSGSTMLVCWFCILVGVSIYTHHYAHSDRNFVYGGHHGYCFILTWICFCFTFIIGILYMVLRKK from the exons ATGTTGGTGTTACTGGCTGGTATCTTCGTGGTCCACATCGCCGCTGCCATTATGCTATTTGTCTCCACCATCTCCAAT GTCTGGATGGTTTCCTCTGATGTATCATCCTCTGTAGGGCTTTGGAAGAACTGTACTCAGGGTAGCTGTGATGACTCCCTGATATACGGCAATGAAG ATGCTCTCAAGGCAGTGCAAGCCTTCATGATCctctccatcatcttctctaTAATCTCCCTTGTGGTCTTCGTGTTCCAGCTCTTCACCATGGAGAAGGGAAACCGATTCTTCCTCTCAGGGTCCACCATGTTGGTGTGCT GGTTTTGCATCCTGGTCGGGGTGTCTATCTACACTCACCATTATGCCCACAGCGACAGGAACTTTGTCTATGGCGGCCACCACGGCTATTGTTTCATCCTGACCTGGATCTGCTTCTGCTTCACTTTCATTATTGGCATTCTCTATATGGTCCTGAGGAAGAAATAA